A section of the Lineus longissimus chromosome 1, tnLinLong1.2, whole genome shotgun sequence genome encodes:
- the LOC135497159 gene encoding uncharacterized protein LOC135497159 codes for MNLADVCSRGLTVENFLRHELFHHGPSFLQNTEEDWLSMPKIGSLPDDHPEVKKDVTVTVLATEVKEDPLMKLVHHHSSWAKLRVVAWLIRFIIWNKDTHLGRNAVNYTGLKGRIKGSEIQDAGEAIVRYVQRQEFSSEIKKLGNVGPKMKHSQFQKLCPFIDPKGSLRVGGRLSESSLPYNRKHQLLLPNSHHLTMIIAGYYHESYMHAPPKTLLYMIRKHYWIIHGTRLSYKIQETCKTCIRTVALPKEQVQGTLPVSRVAVGSAWLHTGCDIMGPVLSKMGRSTPKRPQKLSTDCAGTFAAGIKELNELQDVYNNSAVEDFLRQKEICWVPNIPKASNRNGLFERPFRSLRRALLGTLKDRTPTEDQLLTIVAECEFLYNSRPLCAQSNSPDDIQPLTPNDLLNPEPAAAYAPGVFVDRDLMVRNHFRQVQAMVDIFWHRFRLEYLTSLQERTKQLKETRNFQVGDVVLLVEDMKLGHRGHYPMGRITAVNPSTADNNVRTVQLKTSKGTYARPVKSIVPLEAEGTD; via the exons ATGAACCTGGCCGATGTATGTAGTCGAGGGTTGACTGTGGAGAACTTTCTGAGACATGAACTGTTCCACCATGGGCCTAGTTTTCTGCAGAACACTGAGGAGGATTGGCTTAGTATGCCGAAGATTGGGAGTCTCCCTGATGACCATCCAGAAGTGAAGAAGGATGTGACTGTTACAGTTCTGGCTACAGAAGTTAAGGAGGACCCCCTGATGAAGTTAGTACATCACCACTCTAGCTGGGCAAAGTTGAGAGTAGTAGCATGGTTAATACGCTTCATCATATGGAACAAGGACACTCACCTTGGACGCAATGCAGTCAACTACACCGGGTTGAAAGGCAGGATTAAAGGAAgtgaaattcaagatgctgGTGAAGCAATAGTTCGATATGTTCAGAGACAGGAATTCAGCAGCGAGATCAAGAAATTGGGGAACGTTGGTCCAAAAATGAAGCATAGTCAATTCCAGAAGCTTTGCCCATTCATCGACCCCAAGGGATCACTGAGAGTTGGAGGCCGTCTTTCTGAGTCGAGTTTGCCATACAACAGGAAACATCAGCTACTTCTGCCAAACAGTCATCACCTGACAATGATCATAGCCGGATACTACCATGAGTCATACATGCACGCCCCACCGAAGACCTTACTGTACATGATCAGGAAACATTATTGGATCATCCACGGGACAAGGCTGAGCTACAAGATACAGGAGACATGCAAAACATGCATTCGGACAGTCGCATTACCCAAGGAGCAAGTACAAGGAACTCTGCCAGTCTCCAGGGTCGCTGTTGGTAGTGCATGGCTGCACACAGGATGTGACATAATGGGTCCTGTACTCAGCAAGATGGGACGCAGCACGCCAAAACG GCCCCAGAAGCTGTCGACTGATTGTGCTGGGACATTTGCGGCAGGGATAAAGGAACTGAATGAACTTCAAGATGTCTACAACAACTCAGCAGTAGAAGATTTCTTGAGACAGAAGGAAATCTGCTGGGTCCCGAACATTCCCAAGGCATCGAATCGGAATGGTCTCTTTGAAAGGCCATTCAGGTCACTGCGAAGAGCCCTCCTAGGAACATTAAAAGACAGGACGCCAACAGAGGACCAGCTGTTGACGATCGTTGCTGAATGTGAGTTCCTCTACAATAGTCGTCCTCTATGTGCTCAGAGCAACAGCCCTGACGACATACAGCCGTTAACGCCAAACGATCTCCTCAATCCAGAACCAGCTGCAGCCTATGCTCCAGGGGTATTTGTCGACCGTGACTTGATGGTTCGCAACCACTTCCGTCAAGTTCAAGCCATGGTCGACATTTTCTGGCATCGATTTCGTCTCGAGTACTTGACCTCACTGCAAGAGAGGACAAAACAGCTCAAGGAAACACGTAACTTCCAAGTTGGCGACGTCGTTCTACTCGTCGAAGACATGAAACTTGGACATCGAGGACATTACCCAATGGGACGAATCACCGCTGTAAATCCGTCAACAGCAGACAACAACGTGCGAACGGTGCAACTCAAGACAAGCAAGGGAACGTATGCCAGGCCAGTGAAGAGCATCGTACCACTGGAGGCTGAAGGAACAGACTAA
- the LOC135497167 gene encoding uncharacterized protein LOC135497167: protein MGCKSTTKHHTLLHFDKAEDRDGTTPTVIGNSFLGKTEDKVLFPAFPVIVRCPATRKEMKTWAGIDSYSSASLCEEDVLQELSIEPDEKPVELKTLNGVSAVKEKELSEQLLRLAEFDQAGIGTKYHFTKPTSAEDVKAKEILDSGTYLCDGHLYIPIPLGDSAKEIPNNRGYALKRLMGVKAKFKRGKFVKENFTEYEAYRDLFQKYREKGYIRRIPRDEIEADEPVNYVPFHHVYHPAKPGKLRIVWDAAARYGDTCLNDHIYTGEDNMNSLLGVLLRFRTGGEIAFQADVNAMFNQIFITRQHWNLMRFLWFKDDDLDAEPEEYQILHNFFGGTHAPALAGYAVKKTCIDNRDDFHPETIKTGLRNSYVDDILKSLGPELAVIVVSEIFKLYGKTGFELAKFVTTERSLLELVKPELQAPSMKESSDLEMGCEHEERVLDVKWNVTDDTFGFKTREKERPLRRRGLLGNIAAMFDPEGSVAPVTLIPRQILQDITTKGYGWDEPLPELEATQVQKWLQSIQKLADFKRERAVVPKGFGKIVSRELHAFSDGSETGVGFEIFIKSTNEEGACHISFLLAKALVTPTKVKTIPRIELQAMLLSMRGVKFVIK from the exons ATGGGATGCAAGTCTACAACTAAGCATCATACTCTCCTACACTTTGACAAGGCTGAAGACAGGGATGGAACCACCCCAACTGTAATTGGTAACAGCTTCCTGGGAAAAACCGAAGATAAAGTCCTGTTCCCAGCATTCCCTGTCATAGTCAGATGTCCAGCTACCAGAAAGGAAATGAAGACTTGGGCAGGAATCGATTCCTACTCCAGCGCCTCTCTGTGTGAAGAAGACGTTCTGCAGGAATTATCCATAGAGCCAGATGAAAAGCCAGTCGAATTGAAGACATTGAATGGAGTTAGTGCGG TCAAGGAGAAGGAATTGAGCGAGCAACTCCTACGATTAGCAGAATTTGATCAAGCTGGGATTGGAACCAAGTATCACTTCACCAAGCCTACGTCAGCTGAAGATGTCAAAGCGAAGGAAATTCTCGACAGCGGCACATACCTATGTGATGGTCATTTGTACATTCCAATACCTCTCGGAGATTCAGCCAAGGAGATACCGAACAACAGAGGGTATGCACTGAAAAGACTTATGGGAGTCAAGGCGAAGTTTAAGAGAGGAAAGTTTGTCAAAGAAAACTTCACAGAGTACGAGGCCTACCGTGACCTGTTCCAGAAATACCGAGAAAAAGGGTATATAAGAAGGATTCCAAGAGATGAGATTGAAGCTGATGAGCCAGTGAATTACGTACCCTTCCATCATGTATACCACCCAGCAAAACCTGGTAAACTGAGGATAGTCTGGGATGCAGCTGCACGCTATGGAGACACCTGCTTAAATGACCATATTTATACAGGAGAAGACAACATGAACTCATTGCTGGGAGTCCTACTCAGATTCCGGACGGGGGGAGAGATAGCATTCCAGGCTGACGTAAATGCTATGTTTAACCAGATCTTCATCACAAGGCAACATTGGAATTTGATGAGGTTCCTATGGTTCAAAGATGATGACTTGGATGCAGAACCTGAAGAATATCAAATCCTCCACAATTTCTTTGGTGGTACCCATGCTCCTGCCCTAGCTGGATATGCTGTAAAGAAGACATGCATCGACAACAGAGATGATTTCCACCCAGAAACAATCAAGACGGGACTCAGAAACAGTTATGTAGATGACATACTTAAGTCTTTGGGGCCTGAGCTGGCAGTCATAGTCGTCTCAGAGATCTTCAAACTTTATGGCAAAACTGGATTTGAGCTGGCCAAGTTTGTAACAACTGAGAGAAGTCTTCTAGAGTTGGTTAAACCAGAGCTGCAGGCACCTTCAATGAAAGAATCTTCCGATCTTGAGATGGGATGTGAACACGAAGAACGAGTCCTTGATGTCAAATGGAATGTCACCGATGACACATTTGGTTTCAAAACAAGAGAAAAGGAAAGGCCTTTAAGAAGAAGAGGGCTGCTCGGTAACATAGCCGCTATGTTCGACCCAGAAGGAAGTGTAGCCCCTGTGACGCTCATACCGAGGCAAATTCTACAAGATATAACAACTAAGGGGTATGGCTGGGACGAGCCATTACCAGAGTTGGAAGCCACTCAAGTTCAGAAATGGCTGCAGTCAATACAGAAGTTGGCAGATTTCAAGAGAGAACGAGCAGTAGTACCAAAGGGATTTGGCAAGATAGTATCAAGAGAGTTGCATGCGTTCTCTGATGGCTCAGAGACAGGAGTTGGATTTGAGATCTTCATAAAGTCGACCAACGAAGAAGGAGCATGTCACATCTCATTCCTGCTTGCAAAGGCCCTGGTAACTCCCACCAAGGTCAAGACGATTCCTAGGATTGAGCTGCAAGCCATGCTGCTGTCGATGAGGGGGGTCAAGTTTGTCATCAAATAG